Below is a window of Phoenix dactylifera cultivar Barhee BC4 chromosome 7, palm_55x_up_171113_PBpolish2nd_filt_p, whole genome shotgun sequence DNA.
ggagcacgaaccgtgaaaaaaaaaaatttcgaaacaaggtggaacacgtacctttgcggccgattcttcgtcccaaatcactagttgcttgtccatgcttcgaatggggcttaaatctccttcaaagatcgcctaaacgatgtaaatggatcgaggggtttaaggggggtttgaggggtgtttttttttttcttttcaaaacgaaacggaggaggaggaagggggggtgtactgagaaaatttcaagggcaatatggtaattacactaaaggttagtttgggtattttttttttagtttttggagggtgtccttagcaatagggggggtatATATaggaacccccccccccccgggctgggggtagttctaaatacacccccctattgctcaggacaccccccaaaaattaaaaaaaaatacccaaactaacctttagtgtaattaccatattgcccttgaaattttttcagtacacccccccttcctcctcctccgtttcgtgctccgttcggcactggacgCCGAACAAaatgcttctgttcggctgaacggtgccgaacagaaggcttctgttcggcgatccagtgccgagcagaaggcttctgttcggcaaccctcaaccgaacagaatccttctgttcggcggaggggaggggaggaggggtaggagggtggggaggaggcggcggaggggggaggggtaggaggggtagttggaggagggggaggtggaggaggaggaggaggagggggaggtggaggagcagggggtggaggaggaggcagagaaGGGGGAGAAGGCGGAGGGGGATGCAGAGTAagaggggatggggatggggggcggaggtagaggggtggaggagtaggaggagggaggagggaggaggaggaggagggtgaataggcggaggaggaggggagagggatgagggggaggcagaggtgggcgggaagagggggagggggaggaggaggatgaggaggggggaggaggaggaggcagaggcggggcggaggaggaggaggcagaggcgggggtggggaggtggggggtggggagggtaggggtaatttaggaatttttaattttttaggggtgtccttagcaaatgggggggtgtagagagtatttaatttttttttaatttttggggggtgtcctgagcaatagggggggtgtatttagaactacccccGGGCTGGTGGTACATAAGAAGAGTAGCAGTAGAGCTTCACCATAATACCCTCAATGGTGGTCGGTATCACTGAAATGCCACCCAAGGCAGCTCTTTGGAGGCAGCTCCATGCTTTGTACGTAACCAGAGGAACCCAGGAGCCCTTGAAATGGACTAGACTCATGAAAGGCTACCTTTCTTATGGCTTTGCAGAGGAAGCTCTCCTCATATACACCCAAAATCTCCCTGATAGGATCCACCAACCCATACTACCGTTTGTTCTCAAAGTTTGTGCCTCCCACTCCCTCCTTTCACTTGGACAATCCCTGCATGCAGAGTGTATCAAACTTGGGATGGTCCATGAGCTATTCGTGGGTACCACATTTGTCTCCATGTACTGTAAATGTCATCGGCCCGCTGTTGCTCGTAAGTTATTCGATGAAATGCCTGAGAGGAATGTGGTGACATACAATGCGATGATTGGAGGGTACTGTATGAATGGTGACATGGAGTTGGCTTCAATTCTCTTTGACCAGATGTGTTCGCGGACCCCTGTCACTTGGGCATTGACGATTGAAGGGTTTGCTAAGGTGGGGGATACTGTGGCTGCGAGGAGGTTGTTCGACAGGGCCCCACCAGAGATGAGAACCGTGGTGACATGGACTGTTATGGTCCATGGTTATACTGTAAATGGTGAGATGGAAACTGCAAGGGAATTGTTTGACCGCATGCCAGTTCGGAATTTCTTCGTGTGGTCATCCATGATCACTGGGTATTTCAAGAAGGGTGATGCTGAGGAGGCTAGAGCAATTTTCAACCAAATGCCAGTCCGGAACTTGGTGAATTGGAATGCATTGATAGCTGGGTATGCACAAATTGGATGTTGCGAGGAGGCTTTGGAGGCTTTTAGGCAAATGCTGGAGTGTGGCATCGAACCTGATGAGTTTACAATAGCGAGTGTTTTATCAGCTTGCTCACAATTCGGTTCGCTAGGTTGTGGCAAGAAAATCCATGAATTGATCAatcacaaaaaaataaagacaaatcattttgttttaaatgGTTTGGTTGACATGTACGCAAAATGTGGTGATCTTGAAAGagcaaaaaaaatctttgatgGGATGAGAAGAAGGAACAGTGTATGTTGGAATTCAATGATCTCGGGCCTTGCTAGTCATGGTCAGAGTGAAGAGGCCCTCAAGCTCTTTGATCAAATGGAGGAGTCAGAAGAAAAACCTAATGAGATAACCTTTCTTGTGATCCTTTCAGCCTGCACACATGGAggatttgttaaagaaggaCTAGAAATTTTTGAGAAGATGGACAAGTACGGATTGGTTGCAGGCGTGGAGCACTATGGATGTTTGGTCGATCTATTGGGCCGAGCAGGAAGGCTAGCTGAAGCCTATGATGTGATCAAGAAGATGCCAATGAAACCAAATGAGGTGGTATGGGGAGCTCTGCTAGGAGCGTGTAGATTACACATGGATATGGAAATTGCGGACAAAGTGGTGCATGAGATTGGAACCTTGAATTCTGGTGCTGGATCCACTAATGATGCACAATATGTAGTGCTATCAAATATTTATGCTGCTTCAGAAAAATGGGAAGAAGCAGAGAGGATAAGGAGGAGTATGGTGGAAAATGGAATACAAAAAATGCCTGGTTGCAGTTCCATTATGGTAGGTAACACAGACTACCAGTTCCATGCTGGGGCAATTGTAGATTCTCAAGCACATATGCTATGTGGAGCCTAGGATTAGACATTTTAAGTATTAGGATCATGAGAATCGGCGGACGCTGGCATTGTTGGATGTTTCCAAACTCAAACAGTTCGGAGAAAAAATATTCAAGTTGCACAAGAAACATTTGCTTTGAGAATTTTGTAGTTTTTATTCAGTACTGAGCTTAGGATATGAGCTGAAGCAAGGAAGAACGTATTGGCTCTCCCTTAGACTAATTTTGATAGTAGATCACTGGATAAACCAGGATACCAAGCAATGAGCTGAGATGAGATCAAAAAATTTGATATTGTTTACACACAATGAGCAAGTACAGTAATGAAACTGATACGGGTGTAAGATATACTAGTTCTTATTCAAGATTGAAGCACAGTAAACAAGGTTTAACCAAGCACAGATTCCAGTCAACAAGAGGCagtcttcaaaaatttggccatAATGCATCGCATTGTGATGACTTGTTTTGATACTGGCACTTTGGAAAGTCATTCAATATTAGCATGCTAAATTATTGtacttttccttcttttgttgTATACTGCAGTTGCTGTTAATTTCAGTCATATTATCTCAGTGCTGAACACATGGGAAGGTCTATGAGAACTATTTCAGAACTCTGCCCacccccttctccctccctccctccctccctccctcactTTTATCTTCAAGAAACATTCATTAATTTATCCTCCATAATTAGAGCTTCTGTTTTCATGTTTAAGCCACAATTGTTTGCTACATGAAGTATATGATGATGGGATTACTTGAATAGAACATTTTAGAGCTTCTGTTTTATGTCCttataagaaaaatatatgttaAAAAAAAGCACTTTTACACAACCAGCCACTCTTATTATTCTCTTGCATCTTAAGCCGCCATACTCAACAATGTATTTTACCCTTTCGTATCACCCATTCATCATTGCTTTATGGTTGTGCAAATACTCTATACTCTTTTCGTTTATAACAGAACCTATATCCTCTTGTTAACATCCTAGAATTTAACATTATCATTATCTTGTAATAAACATCACATAATTGTtaggcattaaaataataatgattATAATGATTGTTATTTACCATTAAATATGAAATAATGAtcgataatgaaaaattaaagcAACTATTTGTCGAAGTTACTGTTCACTAAAAAATATTCGTTTTAGCTATTGACTgaatgaaatttatttttagttaaaagtTAAATTAAAAAAGCTATATTTAATGACACTACTAATGTTAAATAtaagtatttttgttgtgtAATAGCTGAAGAATTTTACTATCTCGATAGGCTAggacaaaaattttcttaaaaatgaAAAAGCTAGTACTGTAAGATTAACAAACAGGTACTTTTGTAATTTAATGAGCTAAAAGAGTAAAATGGACCTTCTATTGAGAATGATCACTAAAGATGCAAGAAAACAGTAAAAAGTACCCAACTGCGTAAAAGCAACATTTTGACTATTTTTATATACATGAAATACAGATTGTGGATTTTGCATAAAAATCAACTTAATTGTTGGTTGTGCaagcaaaaatcaaatttatttttcttttttccttagaATGATACATATTTAAGGTTCCTTAAGAAttttgcccctagatctaactATGAGAGGGGTGGTAACCTAAATAAATTTGTATTGAATATTTAAACTATGTACATCTGGTATTCAGCCAATGTATATGGAGCATTTTAGATTTGAATATCACCCACCCTGTACTTAGACATAACTGCAAAATCATCCACATACCTTTAGACTTATATCATTCAGAGAAAGTAATAAAACCAACCTTTTCTTGCAAAATTTGAGTGGATTTTTTCATACCAATTCATTATATGGAAGTGGAATTGAAGAAAAACTTATCTTTTgcttaagaaaaaataaaactttaGTAGTACGCTTTTGTTGAGAGGTAATTCCAAATAATTCATCAAGATTATATGACCTATTTCACATATTAGATTAAACATAATTTTACTCGGAAAATGTACAATACTAATATATATGTTATTCTACACCAAGGTTGCAATTTTGAATCTTGAAAATGTTtgttccctttctttttccatCTTTATTTGTTCATAGAATTAATTTCTCTAGTTTAATATGTTCACAAGTATGTTAAGGCTAAATTGCTTCCTTGTTGttcataataaaattaaaaacttGGATTTCAACACTTTATCATGCCTTTTGCTAGTAACTCTCTAGAATTATGATAGCTTGTAGATAACCTAAGTCATTCCCATGCCAGATATTACAAAGGTGTAATTTTGTATTACATGCTACCACTAAAAAAAGAATCCAACATATACATAGCAAATACATATAAATGGATACGTACATATacaaatatacatacatacatacatacatacatacatgatttagtacgtatgtatgtatgtatattacaTAGGTCTACTCTTCTTCCAGAAGGATTGAGACCTCAACTCTACCAATACAAAATCAATGACAGAAATGTCATATGGAGGATCAATACCATAGGTTATAATCTACATCATAAAACTATCACAAAATCTAAAATCATGTTATAGAGGTCATATACCCATGCATCAAATggttcaaaaaatattattttaattgtttAATATTGATGTTTTGAATGATTTATGGTTTAGAAGCatccaaatttattgaattttggtTTCTACGTATTTTATAATATCCAAATCATGATCAATAGTCTAGCTTGGGACACTAATTTAGTATCACCATGAATTTTTGTTCTCACTTGATGCATGAGTAGAAAGTCTTAAAACACGATTTTTTGTATCTTAAGTTTTTGTTATATAGATCATATTCAATAGTATCGATTCTAAATTCGAAATGTTCATCAATAATTTTTGTTTGTAGGATTGAGGTCAATCCTCTCAAAAGAAGAGGAGACTATCactatatgtgtgtatatataaataCAGACATATGTATGTTTGCAtgtgtatatatgcatgtatgtttgtatgcatgcatgcatgaatgcatgtatctatgtatatatgtatgtatgtatgaatgTACAAATGCATCatgaatatatatgtatatgtatatacgcATATATGTGTATaagcatatgtatatatatgtatataagtgAAAGTGGGTGTCAACTGCATTTGTCAATAACCGCATTTGTCACACCTCCGACCTGAGATCGCGAGTTAGGGGTCGCATCAACCGCCGCATGCTCATAGAAATCTCTCTCcataagcatgcaaggcatctcaacatgatatcatAAATATGCAATAGAATAATTAACTAATAATatgcaaactttatttctttAACTAACTCAACTACAATGTCTCACAATTCTAATATTAGTCCAGATGCGGCGGCGCGCACGAACAACATTCAGTGTTCTAAGAGGAAAAATGACAAAATCTCCGGTGAAGAGCTCTGATCAAGGTTGGACCTCCAGTGGAGGAATGGGGAGGAGCTTAAAATAGACCGAAGACTAAATTCTAGTCTTTGATAGAgtctgaggaggaggaggactcgTCTTCCTTCGTCGTGCTCAACGGGCTGTGTTCGGAAGCTGGGCCGGGCCTCACAACTTTTCTCAATCCTTAAAATTTTACAAATGCCACGGAAGATGAGAAAGACATATTTCATACTCATGGTAATAaatagggtgtaaatggatttgATTGACTAGTTTCTAAGCTAAATCCGATTAGAAATAGATCTAGTTCAACCCGAATCAAAGTTATTTAGATTGATCTTGGATTCAAAATCATGACTCTATTTGAATATGGATTGGCTTTTCAGATTACCATATTTCCAATTTGAATCAAACTAAATCGAACCAATCCTaaactaatacatacatacatacattaaATTCCTCCTTGATTATAGCAAATCAGTTTTCTTTTTGTCATATAGTTAGTCAATAATGTGTTGTTAATTGTAACTATATGTGATTGCAATCAAatcttatataaatattttgataatgtTTACATTTTGCATACTTttgttataaatataatatatttatgctACAATTAggtaataaatttatatatattgattatGGATTGTGTTAAGGTTATTGCTCACCCAATTTGACTCGAAATTTTGATGGATTgataaaattaatattaaatccaatccaATCCAACTCGAATGGAATTGAATTAGGTTTGAGTTCAATTTCTtggcattattcaaatatggacTGGGTTTGGATTCTGCCGATCCCCAATCCAACCCAGCCACTTGCAATCCTAGTAATAAagcaaaattatttaaatatgtATAAGGTTTGATTTAACAAACAAGTGAAAAAATATTATATGCTTTATGGTTAAAAGCAAAATTATTTAGATGAGTATAAGGCatgtttatgaaaaaaataaaaatgtaaattTGCCCACTAGCAAAGCAAAACTATTTAAATTTGGATATAGTTTGATTTAACAAATAACTGAAAAATATATGTGGGTTTGTGGTAAAAATGCAAAATTAGTTAGATAAATATACGCTTTATTTATGAAAAGGAAAATTTCTGCCCCCATGCAGGATCGAACTACAGACCTTCAGTTTACAAGACTGACGCTCTACCACTGAGCTATAGGGGCCATAATGTTTAAATTTTACCATCTTATTAGAAAGGAAAATAACTGCACAACGAGCTGCTAATAGCAATTAACCAGCATCTTAATTAATCCAGTGAATAAACAACTTATATTATGGCCACTTACATAAAGCTGATGGCTGACATCCAAGATGGGAACTTAGACATCAAGCCAAAGATGACATGATTCATAAACTCAAGGTGAAATTAATTAACCATCGGCCACCTATAAAAATCTGTAGTTCACAGAGCATATAACTGATTTTCATTATTGTGCATCTAGAATATAGCTGACCTATGACCCAACCTGATCCCTACCAAATTCtcaatatatatttgaatactCGTGGATTGGGGCCCCATTCAAAAATTGGACCTAATCTAAAATCTAGAtcaaatctgattttgtattgcTCAACTTGACCCCGCCAAACCCATATATCATCCAAATTTACTTTGGATCGATAAATATAGACCCGATCGAACTGAAACCCAATTTGACCTTATCTAAAATTGGAATCATATaaacctccttctcctccttcactATAAATATCTCTCGTAATCAATAGAATGACCTCTCACCCAAACTAATCCTCCTCTTTTTATCTCAATAACCATATCTGCTCTCATCTATCTCCATTTACTTATGCTCATCTGTTGATTATTACTGGCTTGATGTGACTCAAATTTGGATGGATTGATAAAATCAACATTAAATCTAATTTCATCCCACTTGAATGGAGTTGGACTACATTTGAATTCAATTTTTGACCATATTTAGATACGGATTGAATTTGGACTGTGCCAATCCCTAATCcaaccccacccccccccccccccagcaATCCTAGTAATAAagcaaaattatttaaataaacgGTAATATATGTTCAGGGGCAATGCAGTAGCTTTATGTTTTAATATAGCCAAAGAAGGAACTTGCCGTACGAGAAATGTTCTAACTTCGAAGCtgcaagtaaaatatttttgagaCTCTTgaactctctcttttttgtgtgGTAAAAACGacatttcatatagctctaacgtaaGTACATTCAGCCatatcagaaaaaagaaaagaatatagaGTAGGAGGTATCTCTCATATCGATGTCCATAAAATCCTCTGAAGTGCCAGGCAACATAggaggcaacccagtctgctgcaTTGTTTGCCTTCTGAAAAACATGTAAAGCCTAAAAATCGCTCAGTTCCTGAGCCAACCTACGAGTGTCATGGATAAGAGGATGACCATCACCATTTTTTCTGTCCAATCCTCGAACCCAGTCAATCACCACAGAGGAGTCCCCCTCAAGGCATAGACGCTCAACACCCAGTACCTGCCTGGCAAAGGATATTCCTTCCCAAGCTGCTCGTAGCTCCATCCCAACAGCAGTAAGTCCAGGCGTACCATAGCCACCAGCTACTATCATCCTCTCGAGAtgatctctgatcacaaaaccaACACCTCCGGACAATCCATCCACCGACATACTACCATCAAGTTCATTTTGAGATAACCGGAGGGTGagggtacccaagaaacaagggcgAACCTGAACACTGTGACAGCGAAAagagtaccccagatgtccccgGCCATCCCAGAAGAGAACCTCGCAGCAGCTGTGGTGATCTTCCTCGTATGACGTATcgctctgtccaccaccatcctcggtGGTAACCTCCTGCCCTCGAACAAGCCAGCATTCATGTCTAACCAAATATAATAAGCCAAATATGCCCAGCGAATCCCTGCCTCAACAGTACTAGGCTTCCGCATGGAAACCCTCAACCAATGAATCAAATCCTGTACCAACTCGACTGAGTGGGGCAATAGGTCTGATGATCTCCTCCAAATCTCTCTAGCTTTAGGACATTGCAGTAGAACATGACCAATAGTCTCCTCGGTATCTATGCACACCTCACAACCCTGAGTGACCCTCATCCCACGCCATGCTAACAAGTTCCTGATCGGTAGACAGCCCtatgccaccttccagatgaagagcACCACACGCGGATGAATCCATATCCTCCAAATCTATCCCTCCTCTATCTGCCGGCCTGGCTCTCGGCTCATCAACAGATAAATATCCTTGGCGTGCACCTGCGACCTCCCTGTCGGCACCCAGACTAGTCGTCTGGCCTCTCCCGAGTAAGAACCGGTAGAGCCAAAACTCTTGAACTCTCTTGCTCCCTGCACATTGCCAGTTGAAGTCGAAGAAGTAAATACAGACCGTCTAGGGTGATGCCTTACTGAAAAGTCTAtgcagaaaaaaaagagagcatatTTATTGCCTGAAATTCCAGTAGCAAAAAAGAAACCTAGTTCCAatatttcatttggaattaatcATCAGTCAAATACACCTTCCTCTTGAATCAATCACATGTGATGAATTTACCATGCACAATCTTATGACACATTGTTTCTAATTTGTTAGATTTTTCTAAAGTAACATGATAATGGACAGCATTCAGATGTATGAATCAGATCCAGGCGGAAAGGCACAGCATGTGATTTCAGTTAGTATGGGCAGAATCCAAACAATGAAACCCCTCCAGGTTTCACAATCCACTTCTTTGAGATGCAATCTCTCCTTGATTTAGGTTTATACAGAAACTATGCAGTCAAAAGCAAGATAAATCAAGACTTCATACGCTGCAGAGCATCAGAAGCATACATGATTGCCTTTATATCACAGCAGCTGATAACCTGTCTTAAGACAGCAAGCCCAAATCCACAGCAGCATATTCTCATGCGGAGGCTGGCGCATATTTGTATACATACTATAGGCCAAACTTCAAGTTCCACCATATAATAGAAGATGCGACATGGCTCAAATCCACAGCAAAATCAGGCAAACATTTATCCAACAAATTTGTTGAGAAAAtctctgaatttatatgtgcacaAACAAAGTATAGACAAACTTGAGCTCATTACATACCCCTACGGGGTAATCATCACCAAGAAGGTGACAGTTGTTTGGAAGGAATCATAGGTTAGTGCGAAAGGAGCCCTTTATAACTTTGAGAACTTTTCCGGTGTTTCAGAAGTCCCCATTGCATGGATTGGCCCATTGCAATCATGAGAAAAACTGGCATGCAGAAGAATGGCATACTGTTAGATGCATGAGAATGGCACATGCCACAACATTTGAAAAAAATGTATGACAGCAGGTTTACAGCATGCTAAAAAGAAACATATTTAAAAAGTATCTCCATCATTGTTAAAATACTAAGTATGGCGCCAGAGTAAAGAGATGACGGGGGTTGGATTGTTCTAACCAAAATATGCCATTTATGCTTCTCAATCAAACAGAAATAAGAGATTGGACTGAGGATGTTTTGGTTATTGAACATGAGTAATACCCTTGCTCCTGTGGGAAAAATAAAAGTTATGTTAGATCGCCGCACCAAGAGCATCGATAACAAGATTAAAGACAATTTTAGAGACTAGCAAACAAGTCATAGTAAAGTCACATATGATACTCACATTACACATGTAtcaactaaattattttaaaaacattTTACTCAGCATATTTTCCAAAACTCAAGCAACAATACCCGTATTTATAACATTTCTGGATTACATATTACTTACCATATTATCTGAAAATACTAGAAATATTAGATAAACAACAACCCTAAAACAACGTCTCCTAATCATAAAAAAACTTCTGGCTTACCCATAATGGACAAAGGAGTTTGACTTAAAATATGATTCCTAACCAACAAAAGCCTCCATTAAAGTCGTAACTCCATTGGGTTCCACATGAAAGACCAACAAAATCTTTCCAAATCACAAGCCTAATGAGTCTAAAACATTCCTAACTTAACCTAGACCTAAAATAGAGCCTTTAGATTATAGTCCTTCTCATAAAAGGACTCAGAAATGCACTAAGAAAATATCTCTAAATGAAGTACGAGAATTgtaagaaaataagaaatacCTACCTCTTAAGACCCAATACAACCAGCAAACTAACTAAGCCTAATTTAGACCTCAACCACACCAATCTTCAAATTTTTTAAGCGGATGACCCCTGTTTCGAACAAAACAAGATTCGACTGCTTAAGCGGCCTTCTTCCCCGAGGCCGGCCCCCTCGCAGCCTCCGCCGGCTTCCACCGGGCTCCGCCACCGTCCGCCGgcatccctccctccctcccctgctctctttcgctctttttctctctcgttTTGCCTCTCCCAGGGTTCTTTCTTCTCCAGCGCCGGCCCTCCACTGGGTTTCGCTGGTCCTCCGCcggcatcctctctctctccctccctcccccgctctctcttttcttctcctccgtcTCCGGGATGGCATCCAATTTTCTGAGTCAAAACCGTACTGATGAGCCACCGGTACGGTTTGAAACGGGCGGAATCGGCCGGTTTCGTCGACGTTGATGGTGAGTAAGAACTATGATACATCTTGACAGTTCTAGGGCATTCATTATTAAGGTCCACATTTTTTACCACTTGGGGATTCAACGCTGGTTGCTAAGCTAGAATTAGAATTCTAGTATAACCACTCAACAATTTTAAAAGGCCAATTTTCCCAAAACCTGCACTACTAAAAGTTTTAGCTCTcttgaagaaaaaaagattaaaacacACATTAAACATTTTATCTTTGTTAAAGATTTAAAGCTTCAAAATCAACGATAGACCCTTGAAATTGAAGATGCAcaccattaattgtgatatgCACCCCTAACATTTTAAAAAACCAAAAATCAAATGTTCTAGTGGTCTCTCATTTATCATCAACTAGGTGCCAAAATGGACAactttaataatataataaaattatatgcAATGATCGAAGGATCGAAATTCATTTATTGGAAAATTACTTGAAACCCCTTAACTTTGGGTCATTTTTACTTGTACCCATAGAGCTTAAAAGTTTCAATATGGTCCATGAAGTTAGTTAAGTGGTTCAGTATGGCCTCGAGCCCCACTCGACATCCATTATTGTTAAGATATTGTCTAAATTCTAAAAGGTCATAATTACCCCtcatctcttcttttctttgtttcttcccAAAATACACCCCTCCTCTCCCaagttccctctctctctcctttctcaCCATCCCTCTATGAGATGAGATCCTATCCCCCATCTCCACCAAGTGCTGAGAGTCGGCGGCATTAAATGCAGTCCCATTAAGCACAAATCTATCAATTCTTTCCACTTGCCATCGGATTACCATAGTCCTCTCCTCCACCTATCCTCCGCCGATGGCAAAGTGGACCTCCTCTCCTTGTCCTGGGTCTGGAAGCTCCTGGACACCTTCCTCAATTGCCCAGAAGAGTTCTTGATCCTTTTCAACAACAAGGGAATCCCCCCACGCACCCCTCTCAACTACCTCATCTTTGACTTCCTCGAGTGAGGAATCAAAAGCCCTCGATGTCTGCAATGCTATTAGGGATGGGATCGACCAAATCCGACAGTGAAAGCACTCGAGATTCTCCTTGTCACCCTTGATCCTTCCCACAAGACACTCCATGTGGGCCATCTCCGTTGTACCCTCAAGGTCCTCACCAACCTGATCACGGAGGAAAACAAGGGAGGGAA
It encodes the following:
- the LOC103717186 gene encoding pentatricopeptide repeat-containing protein At3g21470; amino-acid sequence: MVVGITEMPPKAALWRQLHALYVTRGTQEPLKWTRLMKGYLSYGFAEEALLIYTQNLPDRIHQPILPFVLKVCASHSLLSLGQSLHAECIKLGMVHELFVGTTFVSMYCKCHRPAVARKLFDEMPERNVVTYNAMIGGYCMNGDMELASILFDQMCSRTPVTWALTIEGFAKVGDTVAARRLFDRAPPEMRTVVTWTVMVHGYTVNGEMETARELFDRMPVRNFFVWSSMITGYFKKGDAEEARAIFNQMPVRNLVNWNALIAGYAQIGCCEEALEAFRQMLECGIEPDEFTIASVLSACSQFGSLGCGKKIHELINHKKIKTNHFVLNGLVDMYAKCGDLERAKKIFDGMRRRNSVCWNSMISGLASHGQSEEALKLFDQMEESEEKPNEITFLVILSACTHGGFVKEGLEIFEKMDKYGLVAGVEHYGCLVDLLGRAGRLAEAYDVIKKMPMKPNEVVWGALLGACRLHMDMEIADKVVHEIGTLNSGAGSTNDAQYVVLSNIYAASEKWEEAERIRRSMVENGIQKMPGCSSIMVGNTDYQFHAGAIVDSQAHMLCGA